In the Candidatus Poribacteria bacterium genome, CACCTCGACCTCCTCGCCGCAATCGCCGTTAGCGGCGTGCTCGTCTACGTCGTCCATACACTTTACCTGCGATCTCAGTCCGCCCACGCGCACAGCACGGCGAAGCAGGTGCTTCAGGACGCTTACCGCGATGCCGATGTCGTCCTGCGGGAGGCGGAGCTGAACGCGAAGCAGGCGGCGTACGCTCGCCAGACTCAGGTCGACGAGGAGATCCGAGAGCGCCGTTCCGAGGTTCAGCGCTCCGAACAACGACTGATCGACCGCGATGAGGCGCTGACGCACCGCCAGTCGCTCCTCGAACGGCGCGAGCGCGAGTGCGAGAACCTTACGAAAAAGGCGATTGCCCGCGAGAAGATGCTGCGCTCGCATGAGGAGGGACTGCAGCGCCAGTCGGAGGAACTGGCGGCGCAGTTGTCGCGTGTGGGACAGATGACCGTCAAAGATGCGCGAAGGCAGCTCATCGCTCAGACCGCCGTGGAGGCGCGGCACGACTGCGTTCAGGCAGCCCGTCGGATCGAGCAGCAGATGCGCGAGTCGCTCGACGCGCGCGCGCGCCATCTCCTCGCGACTGCCATTGAGCGATGCGCCGCCGAGTTCGCATCCGAAGGAACCGTTGTCGCCGTCGCGCTGCCCAGCGAGGAGATGAAGGGACGCATCATCGGGCGCGAGGGCAGGAACATCCGCGCGTTCGAGGTGCTCACCGGCGTCGACCTGATCGTAGACGACACGCCGGAGGCGATTCTCGTTTCGTGCTTTGACCCGGTGCGCCGCGCCGTCGCTCAGCGCGCGTTGGAGGCGCTCGTGAGCGACGGTCGAATCCATCCGGGGCGCATCGAGCAGTCCGTGGCTGACGCGGAAGTCGCCCTCGAAGAGGACGCGGAGCGTGAAGCCCGGCAGGTCGCTGCCGACCTCGATATCATCGACTTGCCCGAAGAGGCGATGAAGTTGCTGGCGCGGCTGCGGTTCCGGTCCAGCTACGGGCAGAACGTCCTGCAGCATTCGAAGGATGTCGCGGTCATCGCGGCGTCGCTGGCATCGGAGCTCGGCGAGAACAGCGAGCATGCGAAGCGCGCCGGTCTGCTGCACGACATTGGGAAGGCATCGGATCGGTTGTCGCCGGGAAACCACGTCGATGCCGGTGTCGGGCTCCTGAAGCGGTTGGGTGAACCGCCGGAGGTGATCCATGCCATCGAGGCGCATCATGAAGGCGTGGAGGCGCGAACGACGCTGGCGGTTCTCCTGCAGGTCGCCGACCGCGTCTCCGCCGCGCGGCCCGGGGCTCGCCGGAACACGCTCGAATCCTACGTGCGCCGGCTCAGCCACTTGGAGCAGCTCGCGATGTCGTTCGAGGGCGTCGACCGAGCATTCGCCATCGACGCCGGACGCGAACTCCGAGTGATCGTGGAGGCGGCTCGCGTGGACGACGACGCAGCCCACGTGCTGGCGCGCGAGCTCGC is a window encoding:
- the rny gene encoding ribonuclease Y, whose amino-acid sequence is MLEHLDLLAAIAVSGVLVYVVHTLYLRSQSAHAHSTAKQVLQDAYRDADVVLREAELNAKQAAYARQTQVDEEIRERRSEVQRSEQRLIDRDEALTHRQSLLERRERECENLTKKAIAREKMLRSHEEGLQRQSEELAAQLSRVGQMTVKDARRQLIAQTAVEARHDCVQAARRIEQQMRESLDARARHLLATAIERCAAEFASEGTVVAVALPSEEMKGRIIGREGRNIRAFEVLTGVDLIVDDTPEAILVSCFDPVRRAVAQRALEALVSDGRIHPGRIEQSVADAEVALEEDAEREARQVAADLDIIDLPEEAMKLLARLRFRSSYGQNVLQHSKDVAVIAASLASELGENSEHAKRAGLLHDIGKASDRLSPGNHVDAGVGLLKRLGEPPEVIHAIEAHHEGVEARTTLAVLLQVADRVSAARPGARRNTLESYVRRLSHLEQLAMSFEGVDRAFAIDAGRELRVIVEAARVDDDAAHVLARELARKVQSEVHFPSPIRVTVIRELRASAVTGPTR